The Streptomyces avermitilis MA-4680 = NBRC 14893 genome contains a region encoding:
- a CDS encoding ABC transporter ATP-binding protein, with the protein MTAPTTTAPDLTDDGEDPVGTPGGGDPFDRDTLPTPPGATGALLRSLLAPLRARVVVTSGLLLLQQAAVQLGPLLVAYAIDSAVPAFRRDDHGPLIAVGVAYLLCAALSGGLQYAFILASARVNQDVLLDLRGRIFRHAQALSIDFHERYTSGRLISRSTTDVESLRELLSEGLQELIAVILSFVYISAMLLWLDLGLGAVAVASFGPLYLLVRLYRRRAGRVYRLRSTAIAAVIVKFAETMNGIRPVRAFRREAVNDADFRVLNGRHQRTNGDALLEMARYVTGSRLVANTAVAGIVLWGAYRVSSGSLELGVLAAAVLYLRRLYDPIDRLGMFLNSYQSAAASLEKIAGLLAQTPSVPEPSEPRALPALESAHPGREVVFDAVRFTYRTGGEVLPTFSLTLPAGQTVAVVGSTGAGKSTLAKLLARFYDPSAGRVLLDGVDLRELTVPELRRGVVMVTQEAFLFSGTVAENIAIGRPDATREEIERAAKAIGAHDFISALPDGYDTDVRKRGGRISAGQRQLVAFARALLADPAVLILDEATSSLDVPGERAVQRAMLTVLKGRTAVVIAHRLSTVEIADRVLVMEHGRIVEDGSPAELVAGTGRFADLHRAWRDSLV; encoded by the coding sequence CCTTCGACCGGGACACCCTCCCCACGCCCCCGGGCGCGACGGGCGCCCTGCTGCGCTCGCTGCTGGCACCGCTCAGGGCCCGCGTCGTCGTGACGAGCGGGCTGCTCCTGCTCCAGCAGGCGGCGGTGCAGCTGGGCCCGCTGCTGGTCGCCTACGCCATCGACAGCGCCGTACCGGCGTTCCGGCGCGACGACCACGGCCCGCTGATCGCGGTGGGAGTGGCGTATCTGCTGTGCGCGGCGCTCTCCGGCGGCCTCCAGTACGCGTTCATCCTGGCGTCCGCGCGCGTCAACCAGGACGTGCTGCTCGACCTGCGCGGCCGGATCTTCCGCCATGCGCAGGCCCTGAGCATCGACTTCCACGAGCGCTACACCTCGGGGCGGCTGATCTCCCGCTCGACGACGGATGTCGAGTCGCTGCGCGAGCTGCTCAGCGAGGGCCTTCAGGAACTGATCGCGGTCATCCTGTCGTTCGTCTACATCTCGGCGATGCTGCTGTGGCTGGACCTGGGCCTGGGCGCGGTGGCGGTCGCCTCGTTCGGGCCGCTGTATCTGCTCGTACGGCTCTACCGGCGCCGTGCGGGACGGGTGTACCGCCTGCGTTCGACGGCGATCGCGGCGGTCATCGTGAAGTTCGCGGAGACGATGAACGGCATCCGGCCGGTGCGCGCGTTCCGCCGCGAAGCGGTGAACGACGCGGACTTCCGCGTGCTGAACGGACGCCACCAGCGCACCAACGGCGACGCTTTGCTGGAGATGGCCCGCTATGTCACCGGCTCCCGTCTGGTGGCCAACACGGCGGTGGCGGGGATCGTGCTGTGGGGCGCGTACCGGGTGTCGTCGGGCTCGCTGGAGCTGGGCGTGCTCGCGGCCGCCGTGCTCTATCTCCGCCGGCTGTACGACCCCATCGACCGGCTCGGCATGTTCCTCAACTCGTACCAGTCGGCGGCGGCCTCGCTGGAGAAGATCGCGGGGCTGCTGGCGCAGACGCCGTCGGTGCCGGAGCCCTCCGAGCCGCGCGCCCTGCCCGCCCTGGAGTCCGCGCACCCCGGCCGCGAGGTCGTGTTCGACGCCGTCCGCTTCACGTACCGCACGGGCGGGGAGGTGCTGCCCACCTTCTCGCTGACGCTGCCCGCCGGGCAGACGGTCGCCGTGGTCGGCTCGACCGGCGCCGGCAAGTCGACCCTCGCCAAGCTGCTCGCCCGCTTCTACGACCCCTCCGCCGGGCGGGTGCTGCTGGACGGGGTCGACCTGCGCGAGCTGACGGTTCCCGAGCTGCGGCGCGGTGTGGTGATGGTGACGCAGGAGGCGTTCCTGTTCTCCGGCACGGTCGCCGAGAACATCGCCATCGGTCGCCCCGACGCGACCCGGGAGGAGATCGAGCGGGCCGCGAAGGCGATCGGCGCCCACGACTTCATCAGTGCGCTGCCGGACGGCTACGACACGGACGTCCGCAAGCGGGGCGGGCGCATCTCCGCGGGCCAGCGCCAGCTGGTCGCGTTCGCACGGGCGTTGCTGGCCGACCCGGCGGTGCTGATCCTCGACGAGGCGACCAGCTCGCTGGACGTTCCCGGTGAACGGGCGGTGCAGCGGGCGATGCTGACGGTACTGAAGGGCCGGACGGCGGTCGTGATCGCGCACCGGCTGTCGACGGTGGAGATCGCGGACCGGGTACTGGTCATGGAGCACGGCCGGATCGTCGAGGACGGCAGCCCGGCCGAACTTGTCGCGGGCACGGGCCGGTTCGCGGATCTGCACCGGGCCTGGCGGGACAGCCTGGTGTGA
- a CDS encoding ABC transporter transmembrane domain-containing protein produces MIDAYEDPGDPDCRGGGRYLWWLVMRQRGRCAAGALFGSTWMVLLAATPYLMSRAIDDGLAPGDRTALIGWTAALFAVGAFNAWLSIMRHRTMTRVRMDANFRTVKVVVGQAVRLGAALSRQVGAGEVVTIGVGDVQTISQSLTVVGPGVGAVVAYTVVAGLLLSVSPPLAAVVLLGVPLIAVLVGPLMGRLQGAETEYRERQGVLTERIGDLAGGLRVLNGLGGKGLFADAFRRDSRRLREQGYRVGAVTSWIEALGVGLPTLFLAVVTWLAARLAARGDITVGELVSVYGYVAVLVGPVAFFIECGYQLSRGVVAARRVVRFLSLAPLADDGTADAPAEPSVLSDPESGVRVVPGRLTALAGARPADAAEVVDRLGRYAPSAATWGGVRLDAVALGQVRERILVADNEADLFAGPLRDLVGGRRGPDGWDEAALARAVHAAAADDIVLGLPDGLETAVTAQGRTLSGGQRQRVRLARALLADPEVLLAVEPTSALDAHTEATVADRLHTARSGRTTVVTTTSPLVLARADTVYYLVDGKVAARGSHRELLGGEPGYRALVARDADAEEALR; encoded by the coding sequence ATGATCGACGCGTACGAGGACCCGGGGGACCCGGACTGTCGCGGTGGCGGCCGGTATCTGTGGTGGCTGGTCATGCGGCAGCGGGGCCGGTGCGCCGCCGGGGCGCTGTTCGGCAGTACGTGGATGGTGCTGCTGGCGGCGACGCCGTATCTGATGTCCCGCGCGATCGACGACGGGCTGGCACCGGGCGACCGGACCGCGCTGATCGGCTGGACGGCGGCCCTGTTCGCGGTCGGGGCGTTCAACGCCTGGCTGAGCATCATGCGGCACCGCACGATGACCCGGGTCCGGATGGACGCCAACTTCCGCACCGTCAAGGTCGTCGTCGGGCAGGCGGTCCGGCTGGGCGCCGCGCTGTCGCGTCAGGTCGGGGCCGGGGAGGTCGTCACGATCGGCGTGGGCGACGTCCAGACGATCAGCCAGTCCCTGACCGTCGTCGGCCCCGGCGTCGGTGCGGTCGTCGCCTACACGGTCGTCGCCGGGCTGCTGCTGTCCGTCTCGCCGCCACTGGCCGCGGTGGTGCTGCTCGGGGTGCCGCTGATCGCCGTGCTCGTCGGTCCGCTGATGGGGCGGCTTCAGGGCGCGGAGACGGAGTACCGCGAGCGGCAGGGCGTGCTGACCGAGCGGATCGGGGACCTCGCGGGCGGTCTGCGGGTCCTCAACGGCCTGGGCGGCAAGGGGCTGTTCGCGGACGCGTTCCGCCGGGACTCGCGGCGGCTGCGGGAGCAGGGCTACCGGGTCGGGGCGGTGACCAGCTGGATCGAGGCGCTCGGGGTGGGCCTGCCGACGCTGTTCCTCGCCGTGGTGACCTGGCTGGCGGCCCGGCTGGCCGCGCGCGGGGACATCACGGTGGGCGAGTTGGTGTCGGTGTACGGCTATGTCGCGGTCCTGGTGGGGCCGGTGGCGTTCTTCATCGAGTGCGGCTACCAGCTCAGCCGGGGCGTGGTGGCCGCGCGGCGCGTCGTGCGCTTCCTGAGCCTTGCGCCCCTCGCGGACGACGGCACGGCCGACGCGCCCGCGGAGCCGTCCGTGCTGTCCGACCCGGAGTCCGGGGTCCGGGTGGTGCCGGGCCGGCTGACCGCGCTCGCCGGGGCCCGCCCCGCCGATGCCGCGGAGGTGGTCGACCGCCTCGGCCGGTACGCGCCGTCGGCCGCCACCTGGGGCGGGGTGCGGCTCGACGCCGTCGCGCTGGGGCAGGTCCGCGAGCGGATCCTGGTCGCCGACAACGAGGCCGATCTGTTCGCGGGTCCGCTGCGCGATCTGGTGGGCGGCAGACGGGGACCGGACGGCTGGGACGAGGCGGCCCTCGCGCGGGCCGTGCACGCGGCCGCGGCCGACGACATCGTCCTCGGTCTGCCGGACGGGCTCGAGACGGCCGTGACCGCGCAGGGCCGCACCCTCTCCGGCGGCCAGCGGCAGCGCGTACGGCTGGCGCGGGCGCTGCTGGCCGACCCCGAGGTGCTGCTGGCCGTCGAGCCCACCTCCGCGCTCGACGCCCACACCGAGGCCACCGTGGCGGACCGGCTGCACACCGCGCGCAGCGGCCGTACGACCGTCGTGACCACCACCTCTCCCCTCGTGCTCGCCCGGGCGGACACCGTGTACTACCTGGTCGACGGGAAGGTGGCCGCGAGGGGCAGCCATCGCGAACTCCTGGGCGGGGAGCCCGGGTACCGGGCGCTGGTGGCCCGGGACGCGGACGCCGAGGAGGCCCTGCGGTGA
- a CDS encoding ABC transporter ATP-binding protein, producing the protein MTTGTSGHLPVAEPAGVRRAAVRLVRADGRAFAAVLVLNALAAGAGLAGPWLLGRIVDGVGAGGGVRAVDRLALGILLCSLAQLLLARWARYVGHRFGERTLARVREEFVDRTLALPASVVERAGTGDLTARGTADVAAVGTTLRDVGPDLLIHTLEALFLLGAVFVLAPLLGAFGVLGLTGIWCALRWYLRRARDGYLAEGAATSEVAEILAATASGARTVEAFGLQERRIGASREALETSRRTRLYTLYLRTVFFPVVEVSYIVPVAGVLLIGGALHARGVMSLGAVVAAALYLRQLGEPLDQILMRVEQLQSSGASFARVEGLARAPRSGPADSAAPADDRIDVTGVRYAYERGGEVLRGVDLTVRPGERLAVVGPSGAGKTTLSRLLAGVDAPSAGTVTVGGVPVVGLEPERLRRQVVLVTQEHHVFLGTVRDNLLIAEPSATDDALWAALAAVGADGWVRELPDGLGTVLGSGGCATDGSQAQQLALARVVLADPHTLILDEATALLDPTTARHTERALAAVLEGRTVIAIAHRLHTAHDADRVAVMEDGRLTELGTHEALVAAGGAYAALWHSWHGDEPSPS; encoded by the coding sequence GTGACGACCGGAACTTCTGGACACCTGCCCGTCGCGGAACCGGCCGGTGTGCGGCGGGCCGCCGTCCGTCTGGTCCGGGCCGACGGGCGCGCCTTCGCCGCCGTGCTGGTCCTGAACGCGCTGGCCGCGGGCGCCGGGCTGGCCGGGCCGTGGCTGCTCGGGCGCATCGTCGACGGGGTCGGGGCCGGAGGCGGGGTGCGGGCCGTGGACCGGCTGGCGCTGGGCATCCTGCTGTGCTCCCTCGCGCAGCTGCTGCTGGCCCGCTGGGCCCGGTACGTGGGGCACCGCTTCGGGGAGCGGACGCTCGCCCGGGTGCGCGAGGAGTTCGTCGACCGGACGCTGGCGCTGCCCGCGTCGGTCGTGGAGCGGGCGGGCACCGGCGATCTGACGGCCCGTGGCACCGCCGACGTGGCCGCCGTCGGCACCACCTTGCGCGATGTCGGACCCGATCTGCTCATCCACACCCTCGAGGCGCTGTTCCTCCTCGGTGCGGTGTTCGTCCTCGCCCCGCTGCTGGGCGCCTTCGGCGTGCTCGGTCTGACCGGCATCTGGTGCGCGCTGCGCTGGTATCTGCGGCGGGCCCGGGACGGCTATCTCGCCGAGGGCGCGGCCACCTCGGAGGTCGCCGAGATCCTCGCGGCGACGGCGTCGGGGGCCCGTACCGTCGAGGCGTTCGGGCTTCAGGAGCGGCGGATCGGCGCGAGCCGGGAGGCGCTGGAGACGTCCCGGCGCACCCGGCTGTACACGCTGTATCTGCGCACCGTGTTCTTCCCGGTGGTGGAGGTGTCGTACATCGTGCCCGTGGCCGGGGTGCTGCTGATCGGCGGTGCGCTGCACGCGCGGGGTGTGATGAGCCTGGGTGCGGTGGTGGCGGCGGCGCTGTATCTGCGCCAGCTCGGCGAACCGCTCGACCAGATCCTGATGCGGGTCGAGCAGTTGCAGAGCAGCGGCGCCTCCTTCGCCCGGGTGGAGGGCCTGGCCCGGGCGCCGCGGAGCGGTCCGGCCGACTCGGCCGCGCCGGCGGACGACCGGATCGACGTGACCGGGGTGCGCTACGCGTACGAGCGTGGGGGCGAGGTGCTGCGCGGCGTCGACCTGACCGTGCGTCCCGGGGAGCGGCTGGCCGTCGTCGGCCCGTCCGGCGCCGGCAAGACCACACTGAGCAGGCTGCTCGCGGGCGTCGACGCGCCGAGCGCGGGCACGGTGACGGTGGGCGGGGTGCCGGTCGTCGGCCTCGAGCCGGAGCGGCTGCGCCGGCAGGTCGTCCTCGTCACCCAGGAGCACCATGTCTTCCTCGGCACGGTCCGCGACAACCTGCTGATCGCCGAGCCCTCGGCCACGGACGACGCGTTGTGGGCGGCTCTCGCCGCGGTCGGCGCCGACGGCTGGGTGCGCGAGCTGCCGGACGGCCTCGGCACCGTCCTGGGGTCCGGTGGTTGTGCCACGGACGGCTCACAGGCTCAGCAACTGGCGCTGGCCCGGGTGGTGCTGGCGGATCCGCACACGCTGATCCTCGACGAGGCCACCGCGCTGCTGGATCCGACGACCGCCCGCCACACCGAGCGCGCGCTGGCGGCCGTACTCGAAGGGCGGACCGTCATCGCCATCGCCCACCGGCTGCACACGGCGCACGACGCGGACCGGGTGGCCGTGATGGAGGACGGCCGGCTGACCGAACTCGGCACCCACGAGGCCCTGGTGGCGGCGGGGGGCGCGTACGCGGCGCTGTGGCATTCGTGGCACGGCGACGAGCCGTCCCCGTCCTGA
- a CDS encoding M4 family metallopeptidase: MSSSSSHRRTSHILRRRAGAVALVGVTALLAAAVQSGAANAAPDQAPTGKVKPGAVTLKLTPSQRAELIRDANAAKADTAKDLGLGAKEKLVARDVLKDHDGTVHTRYERTYDGLPVLGGDLVVDTSKSGKTERVVKATKAAIKPASLKPQIASAKAEQQALTAAKSAGSKSTKADRAPRKVIWAADGKPTLAYETVVGGLQDDGTPNQLHVITDAATGKKLYQYQGIKNGIGNTQYSGQVTLTTTQSGSTYTLNDGARGAHKTYNLNHGSSGTGTLFSQTNDTWGNGTTSNAATAGADAHYGAATTWDFYKTTFGRSGIKNNGVGAYSRVHYGNAYVNAFWDDSCFCMTYGDGSGNADPLTSLDVAGHEMSHGVTSNTANLNYSGESGGLNEATSDIFGTGVEFFAANSSDVGDYLIGEKIDINGDGTPLRYQDKPSKDGASKDSWYSGIGSIDVHYSSGPANHFFYLLSEGSGAKVINGVSYNSPTSDGLPVTGIGRDKALQIWYRALTTKFTSTTNYAAARTGTLAAAGELYGTTSTEYKAVQDAWAAVAVGARSGGGGGGGTSYESTTKVSIPDNAGAVTSSITVTGRTGNAPSNLQVTPNITHTWRGDLVIDLVAPDGSTYRLKNFSSSDSADNVTDTYTVNASSETANGTWQLKVQDQAAQDVGTINSWKLTFP; this comes from the coding sequence TTGAGTAGCAGTTCCTCCCACAGACGCACCTCCCACATCCTGCGTCGTCGCGCCGGGGCAGTCGCCCTGGTGGGCGTCACCGCCCTGCTCGCCGCGGCCGTCCAGTCGGGCGCCGCCAACGCCGCCCCCGACCAGGCCCCCACGGGCAAGGTCAAGCCGGGCGCCGTCACCCTGAAGCTCACCCCGTCCCAGCGCGCCGAGCTGATACGCGACGCCAACGCGGCCAAGGCGGACACCGCCAAGGATCTGGGCCTCGGAGCCAAGGAGAAGCTCGTCGCCCGCGATGTCCTCAAGGACCACGACGGCACGGTCCACACCCGCTACGAGCGCACCTACGACGGACTGCCGGTCCTCGGCGGCGACCTGGTCGTGGACACCTCGAAGTCGGGCAAGACCGAGCGGGTCGTCAAGGCGACGAAGGCGGCCATCAAGCCGGCCTCCCTCAAGCCGCAGATCGCCTCCGCCAAGGCCGAGCAGCAGGCCCTGACCGCCGCCAAGTCCGCCGGTTCGAAGAGCACCAAGGCGGACCGCGCGCCCCGCAAGGTGATCTGGGCGGCCGACGGCAAGCCGACCCTCGCCTACGAGACCGTCGTCGGCGGCCTCCAGGACGACGGCACCCCGAACCAGCTGCACGTCATCACCGACGCGGCCACCGGCAAGAAGCTCTACCAGTACCAGGGCATCAAGAACGGCATCGGCAACACCCAGTACAGCGGCCAGGTGACCCTGACGACCACACAGTCGGGCTCCACCTACACGCTGAACGACGGAGCGCGCGGCGCCCACAAGACGTACAACCTGAACCACGGGTCGTCCGGCACCGGCACGCTGTTCTCGCAGACGAACGACACCTGGGGCAACGGCACCACGTCGAACGCCGCGACCGCCGGCGCCGACGCGCACTACGGCGCCGCCACGACCTGGGACTTCTACAAGACCACGTTCGGCCGCAGCGGCATCAAGAACAACGGCGTCGGCGCGTACTCGCGGGTCCACTACGGCAACGCGTACGTCAACGCCTTCTGGGACGACAGCTGCTTCTGCATGACGTACGGCGACGGCTCCGGCAACGCCGACCCGCTGACCTCGCTGGACGTGGCGGGCCACGAGATGAGCCACGGCGTCACCTCGAACACGGCCAACCTGAACTACAGCGGTGAGTCCGGAGGCCTGAACGAGGCGACCTCCGACATCTTCGGCACGGGCGTGGAGTTCTTCGCGGCGAACTCCTCCGACGTCGGTGACTACCTCATCGGCGAGAAGATCGACATCAACGGCGACGGCACCCCGCTGCGCTACCAGGACAAGCCCAGCAAGGACGGCGCGTCCAAGGACAGCTGGTACTCGGGCATCGGCTCGATCGACGTCCACTACTCGTCGGGTCCCGCGAACCACTTCTTCTATCTGCTGAGCGAGGGCAGCGGCGCCAAGGTCATCAACGGCGTCAGCTACAACTCGCCGACGTCGGACGGCCTTCCGGTCACCGGCATCGGCCGCGACAAGGCCCTGCAGATCTGGTACCGGGCACTCACCACCAAGTTCACCTCGACCACCAACTACGCGGCGGCCCGCACCGGCACCCTCGCGGCGGCGGGTGAGCTGTACGGCACGACGAGCACCGAGTACAAGGCGGTGCAGGACGCGTGGGCGGCCGTCGCGGTCGGTGCGCGCTCCGGTGGCGGCGGCGGTGGCGGTACCTCGTACGAGAGCACGACCAAGGTATCGATTCCGGACAACGCGGGGGCGGTGACGTCCTCGATCACCGTCACGGGCCGCACCGGAAACGCGCCGAGCAATCTTCAGGTCACCCCGAACATCACGCACACCTGGCGTGGTGACCTGGTCATCGACCTGGTGGCCCCGGACGGCTCGACGTACCGCCTGAAGAACTTCAGCTCGTCCGACTCCGCGGACAACGTGACCGACACCTACACGGTCAACGCGTCCTCCGAAACCGCCAACGGCACTTGGCAGTTGAAGGTCCAGGACCAGGCGGCGCAGGACGTCGGCACCATCAACAGCTGGAAGCTGACGTTCCCGTAG
- a CDS encoding M4 family metallopeptidase, with product MTSLYARHKRTTLAIATAVAAGALLATGVTTGASAQTPVSDAGKKATLAGAPLQLSAAARTSLIKKAEAATPETAQQIGLGTKEKLVVRDVVKDADGTLHTRYERTYNGLPVLGGDLVVHQSKSGTTEGVTKATKATIKVASLKPQITSAKAEKQALTVAKSAGSEKTSADRAPRKVIWAGNGKPTLAFETVVGGLQDDGTPNQLHVITDAATGKKLYEYQAIETGTGKTLYSGTVTLNTTLSGSTYQLTDGTRGSHKTYNKSHTTTSSAGTLFTDADDTWGTGAASSSTTDQTAAADAAYGAQVTWDFYKNTFGRSGIKNNGVAAYSRVHYGNAYVNAFWDDSCFCMTYGDGSGNTHPLTSLDVAGHEMSHGVTANTAGLNYSGESGGLNEATSDIFGTGVEFYAANSSDVGDYLIGEKININGDGTPLRYMDKPSKDGGSADSWSSSVGNLDVHYSSGVANHFFYLLSEGSGSKTINGVTYNSPTSNGSTVTGIGRAKALQIWYKALTTYFTSTTKYAAARTGTLSAASALYGSTSTEYKAVAAAWSAVNVS from the coding sequence GTGACCTCCCTCTACGCGCGTCACAAGCGCACCACTCTGGCCATCGCCACCGCTGTCGCCGCCGGAGCCCTGCTCGCCACCGGTGTGACCACCGGTGCCTCTGCCCAGACCCCGGTGTCCGACGCCGGCAAGAAGGCCACCCTCGCCGGCGCCCCGCTCCAGCTGTCCGCGGCGGCGCGCACGTCCCTCATCAAGAAGGCCGAAGCCGCCACGCCGGAGACGGCCCAGCAGATAGGCCTCGGCACCAAGGAGAAGCTGGTCGTCAGAGACGTCGTCAAGGACGCCGACGGCACGCTGCACACGCGCTACGAGCGCACGTACAACGGACTGCCGGTCCTCGGCGGCGACCTGGTCGTCCACCAGTCGAAGTCGGGCACGACCGAGGGCGTGACCAAGGCGACGAAGGCGACCATCAAGGTGGCCTCCCTCAAGCCGCAGATCACCTCCGCCAAGGCCGAGAAGCAGGCCCTGACCGTCGCCAAGTCCGCCGGCTCGGAGAAGACCTCGGCCGACCGGGCGCCGCGCAAGGTGATCTGGGCGGGCAACGGCAAGCCGACCCTCGCCTTCGAGACCGTCGTGGGCGGCCTCCAGGACGACGGCACCCCGAACCAGCTGCACGTCATCACCGACGCGGCCACCGGCAAGAAGCTCTACGAGTACCAGGCCATCGAGACCGGCACCGGCAAGACCCTCTACTCGGGCACGGTCACCCTCAACACCACGCTGTCGGGGTCGACGTACCAGCTGACCGACGGGACGCGCGGCAGCCACAAGACGTACAACAAGTCGCACACCACCACCTCCTCCGCGGGCACCTTGTTCACCGACGCGGACGACACGTGGGGCACCGGCGCGGCCTCCAGCTCCACCACCGACCAGACCGCGGCCGCCGACGCCGCGTACGGCGCGCAGGTGACGTGGGACTTCTACAAGAACACCTTCGGCCGCAGCGGCATCAAGAACAACGGCGTCGCCGCCTACTCCCGCGTCCACTACGGCAACGCGTACGTCAACGCGTTCTGGGACGACAGCTGCTTCTGCATGACCTACGGCGACGGCTCGGGCAACACCCACCCGCTGACCTCGCTGGACGTCGCGGGCCACGAGATGAGCCACGGCGTCACCGCCAACACCGCGGGCCTCAACTACAGCGGTGAGTCCGGCGGCCTGAACGAGGCGACCTCCGACATCTTCGGCACGGGCGTCGAGTTCTACGCGGCCAACTCGTCCGACGTCGGCGACTACCTCATCGGCGAGAAGATCAACATCAACGGCGACGGCACCCCGCTGCGCTACATGGACAAGCCCAGCAAGGACGGCGGCTCGGCGGACTCCTGGTCCTCCAGCGTGGGCAACCTCGACGTGCACTACTCGTCGGGTGTCGCGAACCACTTCTTCTACCTCCTCTCGGAGGGCAGCGGTTCGAAGACGATCAACGGGGTCACCTACAACTCCCCCACGTCCAACGGCTCCACGGTCACGGGCATCGGCCGGGCCAAGGCCCTGCAGATCTGGTACAAGGCTCTGACGACGTACTTCACGTCGACGACCAAGTACGCGGCCGCCCGCACGGGCACCCTCTCGGCGGCCTCGGCGCTGTACGGCTCCACCAGCACCGAGTACAAGGCGGTGGCGGCGGCCTGGTCGGCGGTCAACGTCAGCTAG
- a CDS encoding DUF1990 domain-containing protein — protein MSFTYEDVGATRENGYCPPGFHSLHVRTRIGEGEEVFRRASHAVVTWEMHRAMGVGIDASADAAAPGVDVTVSLAGMIKAPCRVVWTVDEPRRAGWAYGTLSGHPECGEEAFVVNRTGDGTVWLTITAFSRAAKWYARAGGAATRGLQHAYARRCGVVLRRLCESVAD, from the coding sequence ATGTCCTTCACGTACGAGGATGTCGGCGCGACCCGTGAGAACGGGTACTGCCCGCCGGGATTCCACTCCCTGCACGTGCGCACGCGCATAGGCGAGGGCGAAGAGGTGTTCCGCCGGGCGTCCCACGCGGTCGTCACCTGGGAGATGCACCGCGCCATGGGCGTCGGTATTGACGCGTCCGCGGACGCGGCCGCCCCGGGGGTCGACGTCACGGTCTCCCTGGCCGGCATGATCAAGGCCCCGTGCCGGGTGGTCTGGACGGTCGACGAACCCCGCCGCGCCGGCTGGGCGTACGGCACGCTTTCCGGCCACCCCGAGTGCGGCGAAGAAGCCTTCGTCGTGAACAGAACGGGCGACGGCACGGTCTGGCTCACGATCACGGCCTTCAGCCGCGCGGCCAAGTGGTACGCCCGAGCGGGCGGCGCGGCGACGCGAGGCTTGCAGCACGCGTACGCGCGGCGGTGCGGGGTGGTGCTGCGGAGGCTGTGCGAGTCGGTTGCGGACTGA
- a CDS encoding ATP-binding protein, protein MVTVTPPDTWVYALRLPHDPRAARVARMTVRATLSGHGMGEVVDVVELLTSELVTNAYRYAKGPASLRLTALGGGRLRVGVWDSSPHIPAPFDRPPGDRVPCAPVDAVGGRGLFLVQEYADWWGGWRLGDDQMGHGAGKLLWFEVGRRRAVAERRV, encoded by the coding sequence ATGGTCACCGTAACCCCGCCCGACACCTGGGTATACGCCCTTCGCCTGCCCCATGACCCCCGCGCCGCACGCGTCGCACGTATGACCGTGCGGGCCACGCTGTCCGGGCACGGTATGGGTGAAGTCGTCGATGTCGTCGAGCTGTTGACCTCCGAGCTCGTCACCAACGCCTACCGGTACGCCAAAGGGCCTGCATCCCTGCGGCTGACGGCGCTGGGAGGAGGACGGTTGCGGGTCGGTGTGTGGGACAGCAGTCCGCACATTCCTGCCCCCTTCGACCGGCCGCCCGGAGACCGTGTCCCGTGCGCGCCGGTGGACGCCGTTGGTGGGCGCGGTCTCTTCCTCGTACAGGAGTACGCGGACTGGTGGGGCGGCTGGCGCCTCGGCGATGACCAGATGGGGCACGGTGCCGGGAAGCTGCTGTGGTTCGAAGTGGGAAGGAGGAGGGCGGTGGCGGAGCGCCGCGTGTAG
- a CDS encoding helix-turn-helix domain-containing protein gives MPPSTTPTLRQQRLGSELRRLREHSGLTSTAAADLLGLKQAQVSSIEAGRYAVSADRVRTFARTYSCADPALIEALAEMTGGRTRGWWDEYREYLPAGLADLAELEHHATELRVALSLHIPALLQTTDHARAMLREAVPPFLPYELEHRLSYRIKRQEILNRSAPLPYTALLHEAALRMQYGGADVARDQLAHLLERSEQDNITIRVIPFTSPHFPGNGQSFDYAVGPTPQLDTVQLDTHHGGCEFLDTEAQLAKYRTVLDRMENCALEPAESRKFIEHIMQSH, from the coding sequence GTGCCGCCCAGCACCACTCCCACACTGCGCCAACAACGACTGGGCTCCGAGCTGCGCAGGCTCAGGGAGCACTCAGGACTGACATCCACCGCTGCCGCGGACCTGCTTGGCCTCAAGCAGGCTCAGGTCAGCAGCATCGAGGCCGGCCGCTACGCCGTCAGCGCCGACCGCGTACGCACCTTCGCCCGCACATACAGCTGCGCCGACCCGGCTCTGATCGAGGCGCTGGCCGAGATGACCGGGGGCCGTACCCGGGGTTGGTGGGACGAGTACCGGGAGTATCTGCCCGCCGGATTGGCCGATCTCGCCGAACTGGAGCACCACGCAACCGAGTTGCGCGTGGCCCTGTCCCTGCACATCCCTGCCCTGCTCCAGACCACGGACCACGCCCGAGCCATGCTCCGCGAAGCGGTCCCGCCCTTCCTGCCGTACGAGCTCGAGCACCGCCTGTCGTACCGCATCAAGCGGCAGGAGATCCTGAACCGCTCGGCCCCACTCCCCTACACGGCACTTCTGCATGAGGCGGCCCTGCGCATGCAGTACGGGGGCGCGGACGTCGCCCGGGATCAGCTCGCCCACCTGCTGGAGCGGAGCGAGCAGGACAACATCACCATCCGCGTCATCCCCTTCACCTCGCCGCATTTCCCCGGCAACGGCCAGTCCTTCGACTACGCGGTCGGCCCGACCCCCCAGCTCGACACGGTCCAACTGGACACCCACCACGGCGGCTGCGAATTCCTGGACACGGAAGCACAGTTGGCGAAATACCGGACCGTGCTGGACCGCATGGAAAACTGCGCTCTCGAACCCGCCGAGTCACGCAAGTTCATCGAGCACATCATGCAAAGCCACTGA